A genomic segment from Candidatus Thioglobus sp. encodes:
- a CDS encoding recombination regulator RecX has product MRILVRREHSTLELSHKLKSKDFDQDDIDPVIASLIQKGYQSNERFTTEFIQMRFNQGKGPIKIKLDLKQRGIDQFDLSGFDFYALAHKIRERKFGKSVPSDFKEKAKQQRFLQSRGFSFEHINQSFKNA; this is encoded by the coding sequence ATGCGTATACTTGTCAGACGCGAGCATTCAACGCTTGAACTAAGTCATAAACTAAAAAGTAAAGATTTTGATCAAGATGATATTGATCCTGTTATTGCTTCATTGATACAAAAAGGTTATCAAAGTAATGAGCGCTTTACTACTGAATTTATTCAAATGCGTTTTAATCAAGGCAAAGGCCCGATTAAAATTAAGCTTGATTTAAAGCAACGAGGAATTGATCAGTTTGATTTATCTGGGTTTGATTTTTATGCGTTAGCACATAAGATTCGAGAACGAAAATTTGGTAAGTCAGTGCCAAGTGATTTTAAAGAAAAAGCCAAGCAACAGCGATTTTTACAGTCAAGAGGATTTAGTTTTGAGCACATCAACCAGTCATTTAAAAACGCATAA